Proteins encoded in a region of the Fusarium falciforme chromosome 6, complete sequence genome:
- a CDS encoding Alkaline phosphatase, translated as MLTMAFYEANESDPLLSGHGRSDDADNRKAVRHSRIRELGLFVWALVATAAVIVIAVWTQHEQQTRHDRDVSSAKRNLVFMVSDGMGPAPLSLTRSYRQFVQGLPHDDVLTLDKHFWGSSRTRSSSSLVTDSAAGATAFSCGKKSYNGAIAVLPNHDPCGTVLEAAKRAGYHTGLVVTTKIEDATPACFNSHVRVREMEDEIALQQIGEGALGRTVDLMLGGGRCNYLAKGTEGSCRADDTDVIKLATEKHNWTYTDSRSGFDALKGGENVELPFLGLFAPSDIPFEIDRRNLNDIYPSLSEMATTALRALEKATEKSDKGFFIMIEGSRIDHAGHINDPAAQVHEVLEYDKTFKAVLDFIKQSKTETVLVATSDHETGGLATAIQEPGHLPVYNWYPKVLANATASAEWLAAKLHAHLASESELKKDLEKLKKYINEELIIRGLGISNASDKEITTIAEHPESALVLFSALISLRAHVGWSTHGHTAVDVNIYSSGGPGTDAIRGNVENTDVGKFLREYLDVDVDVITEELKEKMDKSLLKGSDELDEESVLGSAEYHVLASI; from the exons ATG CTAACAATGGCTTTCTATGAGGCCAACGAAAGCGACCCTCTCTTGTCCGGTCACGGCCGCTCCGATGACGCAGATAATCGCAAGGCTGTCCGGCACTCGCGCATTCGCGAGCTCGGCCTCTTCGTCTGGGCTCTTGTAGCCACCGCCGCAGTCATCGTCATTGCCGTCTGGACCCAGCACGAGCAGCAGACGAGGCACGACCGCGATGTTTCCTCGGCGAAGCGGAACCTCGTCTTCATGGTCTCTGACGGCATGGGTCCTGCGCCGCTGTCCTTGACTCGCAGCTACAGGCAGTTCGTCCAAGGCCTCCCTCACGACGACGTCTTGACCCTCGACAAGCACTTTTGGGGATCCAGCCGTACTCGCTCCAGCAGCTCCCTCGTCACCGACAGCGCTGCCGGCGCGACCGCCTTCTCTTGCGGCAAGAAGAGCTACAATGGTGCCATCGCCGTCCTGCCCAACCACGACCCCTGCGGAACCGTGCTCGAGGCTGCGAAACGCGCCGGATACCATACTGGTCTCGTTGTTACAACCAAGATCGAGGATGCTACACCTGCGTGTTTCAACTCTCATGTCAGGGTCCGAGAAATGGAGGACGAGATCGCTCTCCAGCAGATCGGCGAGGGCGCCCTTGGACGAACTGTAGACCTCATGCTTGGTGGTGGTCGATGCAACTACCTCGCCAAGGGAACTGAGGGCAGCTGCCGAGCCGACGACACGGACGTCATAAAGCTTGCCACTGAGAAGCACAATTGGACTTACACCGATAGCCGCTCTGGCTTTGATGCCCTCAAGGGCGGCGAGAACGTCGAGCTTCCCTTCCTGGGGCTCTTTGCACCCTCCGACATTCCCTTTGAGATTGACCGCCGAAACCTCAACGATATCTACCCTTCTCTGAGTGAGATGGCCACGACTGCTCTTCGCGCTCTTGAGAAGGCGACCGAGAAGAGCGACAAgggcttcttcatcatgattGAGGGCAGCAGGATCGACCACGCCGGCCACATTAACGACCCGGCGGCTCAGGTCCACGAGGTCCTCGAGTACGACAAGACCTTCAAGGCCGTTCTCGACTTCATCAAGCAGAGCAAGACTGAAACCGTCCTTGTCGCGACCAGCGACCATGAAACTGGTGGTCTCGCCACCGCCATCCAGGAGCCCGGTCACCTCCCAGTCTATAACTGGTACCCCAAGGTCCTTGCCAACGCTACCGCCTCGGCGGAGTGGCTCGCGGCCAAGCTCCACGCCCATCTTGCGTCTGAGTCTGAGTTGAAGAAGGacctggagaagctcaagaagtaCATCAACGAGGAGCTCATCATCCGCGGCCTTGGTATCTCCAACGCCTCGGACAAGGAGatcaccaccatcgccgAGCACCCCGAGAGCGCTCTCGTTCTCTTCTCGGCCCTCATCTCCCTGCGGGCCCATGTCGGATGGAGCACCCACGGCCACACGGCCGTCGATGTCAACATCTACAGCTCTGGCGGTCCGGGCACTGACGCTATCCGAGGCAACGTTGAGAACACTGACGTTGGCAAGTTCCTGCGCGAGTACCTCGATGTCGACGTGGATGTCATTACCGAAGAactcaaggagaagatggacaAGTCTCTTCTTAAGGGCTCAGATGAACTAGATGAGGAATCGGTTCTTGGTAGTGCCGAGTACCACGTCCTCGCGTCGATCTAG